In Leptospira harrisiae, the following proteins share a genomic window:
- a CDS encoding Ig-like domain-containing protein yields the protein MVVSIFSFFLLFLQCNKIPNEADVLGLLGAQIEDGFVYPKVLFINPAPEASQVKVDSPIIIDFSKPMDRSLVESAISISAPGGNTSFTPSWVFDTRLILNFSAGLTQGKKYEISFNASSTKDKDGNRMAKNFISSFYTIGVGGAPTVVATNPPLSGELQLGWPVNSDLLVQFSQPMDPVSTNNAVTIEGASALFTPIWDSSFRELTLRLKSPLNLGATYRLRVNVNAKSALGIALDKEYLVAFSTATTLVVPTVTVTGATVTAPLTNWGTLNPDPFVNSFTGASKFDIFNFNFSTPMAMKNINGEIRFSPGINGSFVWTGSQLLKFTPSSPLVTGQQYRLSISRDFTSASGVGMNQSHTVDFLVDDPITSVNITPLQILGRSFTAPTLCTLETAVDQTINMPIDPSFAYEFRPRYTCPDQYEVEIVLQTAGGQKLKLTGDNSLLNTISVNYLSGGPVTSSIFVQQVDYQPSLNPQRIKVRLGGISGNEVRYVFKIAGGPNGLHDLNENYLPKDLEFIFYGN from the coding sequence ATGGTCGTTAGCATTTTCAGTTTTTTTCTTCTGTTCTTGCAATGTAATAAAATACCAAATGAAGCCGATGTATTAGGGTTACTTGGTGCACAGATTGAAGATGGGTTTGTTTATCCAAAAGTCTTGTTTATCAATCCTGCACCTGAAGCAAGTCAGGTGAAAGTTGATTCGCCGATCATTATCGATTTTTCAAAACCAATGGATCGATCATTGGTTGAGTCAGCCATTAGTATTTCCGCACCAGGTGGGAATACTTCATTCACTCCCTCTTGGGTGTTCGATACTCGATTGATTTTAAACTTTTCCGCTGGTTTAACACAAGGGAAAAAGTATGAGATCAGTTTTAATGCAAGTAGCACAAAAGACAAAGATGGAAATAGAATGGCTAAAAATTTTATTTCTAGTTTTTACACAATTGGTGTTGGTGGAGCACCAACAGTAGTCGCTACAAATCCTCCGCTCAGCGGAGAATTACAATTAGGTTGGCCTGTCAATTCTGATCTATTGGTTCAATTTTCGCAACCTATGGATCCAGTTAGCACAAATAATGCGGTAACCATTGAAGGAGCAAGTGCCTTGTTCACTCCCATTTGGGATTCCAGTTTTCGCGAGTTAACATTGCGATTGAAGTCTCCCTTAAATTTAGGGGCAACCTATCGTTTGCGAGTCAATGTAAATGCAAAAAGTGCACTTGGCATTGCACTGGATAAAGAATACCTAGTTGCTTTTTCCACAGCAACCACCTTGGTCGTTCCAACTGTCACAGTGACTGGGGCCACAGTGACTGCGCCTTTGACAAACTGGGGGACGTTGAACCCAGATCCGTTTGTCAATAGTTTTACAGGTGCTTCTAAGTTTGATATATTTAATTTTAATTTTTCCACTCCGATGGCCATGAAAAATATCAATGGAGAAATTCGCTTCTCTCCTGGCATTAATGGGTCTTTCGTATGGACTGGTAGCCAACTTCTTAAATTCACTCCCTCCTCGCCGCTGGTCACAGGACAGCAGTATCGTTTGTCCATTAGTCGGGATTTCACTAGTGCAAGTGGAGTAGGCATGAATCAATCGCATACGGTTGATTTCTTAGTGGATGACCCAATAACAAGTGTAAATATCACTCCGCTCCAAATTCTGGGCAGATCGTTTACGGCACCAACACTATGCACTTTAGAGACCGCAGTGGACCAAACGATTAATATGCCGATAGATCCATCTTTTGCTTATGAATTTAGACCGAGATATACTTGTCCGGATCAATATGAAGTTGAGATAGTTCTGCAAACTGCTGGAGGTCAAAAATTAAAGCTGACAGGAGATAATAGCCTACTCAATACAATTAGCGTTAATTACTTGTCAGGTGGTCCTGTAACCTCTAGCATTTTTGTTCAACAAGTGGATTATCAGCCAAGCCTAAATCCCCAGCGAATTAAAGTTAGGTTAGGCGGAATTTCTGGGAACGAAGTTAGGTATGTTTTTAAAATTGCCGGAGGTCCGAATGGCCTCCATGACTTAAACGAGAATTATTTACCTAAGGATTTGGAGTTTATTTTCTATGGTAACTAG
- a CDS encoding tetratricopeptide repeat protein: MAEFSNAVKADDSFVSARLMKGKTEYYLGKHENATETFQDLLDDFPGNATSLTWLGKIYMLDSSKRDDAKQKLSMAIQFDDNQIDAHYYLGKLFEQEGNVKDALIQYSHGIEIAKRSEKIQRDLNEIYRNAGLNPTSESKTPAPVPEVARKSKRK; the protein is encoded by the coding sequence TTGGCTGAGTTTTCAAATGCTGTAAAGGCGGATGATAGTTTTGTATCTGCTCGATTAATGAAAGGAAAAACCGAGTATTATCTTGGGAAACATGAAAACGCAACAGAAACCTTTCAAGATCTATTAGATGATTTCCCGGGGAACGCAACCTCTTTAACTTGGCTCGGCAAAATATATATGTTAGATTCTTCTAAACGTGATGACGCTAAGCAGAAATTATCAATGGCAATTCAATTTGATGATAATCAAATCGATGCACATTATTATTTGGGAAAACTGTTTGAACAAGAAGGGAATGTTAAAGATGCGCTGATCCAATACTCGCATGGGATTGAGATTGCAAAAAGGTCAGAGAAAATTCAAAGAGATCTCAATGAGATTTATAGAAATGCAGGGTTGAATCCTACGTCTGAATCAAAAACACCGGCGCCAGTACCAGAAGTAGCGAGGAAGTCGAAAAGAAAATGA
- a CDS encoding tetratricopeptide repeat protein: MKALTLVLVSLIVLSFTSVCAQSEESKLKDVSEAVKLNSDGIGLLQRGEVLDARKKFESAHDKDPLSPEYPNNVGFTYLLLKDEEKAETYFKKSLEINPDFFRAHYNLGVLFQKKDNVAKALEYYKTATENNPDFPEARYNLALMYMRKGDKKKAIESFEIFIKIASPEMKQPVQDAKIRISELSK; encoded by the coding sequence TTGAAAGCTCTAACACTTGTTCTTGTTTCTTTGATTGTGTTGTCATTCACTAGTGTTTGCGCACAAAGCGAGGAAAGTAAATTGAAAGATGTATCCGAGGCAGTAAAACTCAACTCTGATGGTATTGGATTACTTCAAAGAGGTGAAGTACTTGATGCTAGAAAGAAATTTGAATCAGCGCATGATAAGGATCCTTTGTCGCCAGAATATCCTAATAATGTTGGGTTTACTTATCTCTTGCTCAAAGATGAGGAAAAAGCAGAAACTTATTTTAAAAAATCGTTGGAAATCAACCCAGACTTTTTTAGAGCTCACTATAATTTAGGGGTTCTGTTCCAAAAAAAGGATAATGTCGCAAAGGCATTAGAATATTATAAGACTGCAACTGAAAATAACCCTGATTTTCCAGAAGCGAGATATAATCTTGCATTAATGTATATGAGAAAGGGTGATAAGAAAAAAGCCATCGAATCCTTTGAAATTTTTATAAAAATTGCATCTCCTGAAATGAAACAACCAGTTCAAGATGCAAAGATTAGAATTTCAGAGTTAAGTAAATGA
- a CDS encoding MORN repeat-containing protein, with translation MKFFQFSLKKRHLIFATFTLILFLAGAIFYVTYNRGKCSSGDCNTGFGVLELKDGTYYAGGFLNHRFHDFGILKHISGEKYEGYWHRGEKNGKGKIFYADGAFYEGNFRRNIKHGEGYYVWSDGTKISGFFVDGEPQGKCTLTLPNKLILVGEYDRGIVINGEGIYIYDDQSRYIGNWKNGKREGKGTMLSPSGEILKAGTWKSDHFQGP, from the coding sequence ATGAAATTCTTTCAATTCTCGCTTAAAAAAAGACACCTAATTTTCGCTACATTTACGCTTATTCTATTTCTTGCTGGAGCAATTTTTTATGTCACTTATAACAGAGGCAAATGTTCATCAGGCGATTGTAATACAGGTTTTGGTGTTTTAGAGCTGAAGGATGGCACCTACTACGCTGGTGGATTTTTGAATCACAGGTTCCACGATTTCGGAATATTAAAACACATCAGTGGCGAAAAGTACGAAGGGTACTGGCACAGAGGTGAAAAAAATGGCAAGGGAAAGATATTTTATGCGGATGGTGCTTTTTACGAAGGGAATTTTAGAAGGAATATAAAACATGGTGAAGGGTATTATGTTTGGTCCGATGGTACAAAAATATCCGGCTTCTTTGTTGATGGTGAACCCCAAGGAAAATGTACATTAACACTACCTAATAAATTAATTCTCGTTGGTGAATACGACCGCGGGATTGTAATCAATGGAGAAGGGATTTATATTTATGACGACCAGTCTCGATACATTGGCAATTGGAAAAATGGTAAAAGAGAAGGTAAAGGCACAATGCTTTCTCCTTCTGGCGAAATACTTAAAGCTGGCACGTGGAAAAGCGATCACTTCCAGGGCCCATAA
- the amt gene encoding ammonium transporter: MSVQKNLLDILWVLVCSGLVLMMQGGFLVLESGLTRAKNSINVAIKNIADFGVATLLFYLFGFGIMFGSSIYGLIGSNLFLPNFPKDNAWPPTFFLFQLMFCGTASTIVSGAVAERLKFPSYLLATALISGIIYPIVGHWVWGGTFTETSEGWLEKLGFHDFAGSTQVHSVGGWVSLALLLVVGPRLGRFKIGEPSKTVTGSNLPLAMLGGIILWFGWMGFNGGSTLAFNGSVPIVILNTIIASGFSMLVALFLTWLVKGYPEAISPLNGSLAGLVAITASADCVEPAQAAVIGMIAGALTIPAEKLLERWKIDDAVGAVPVHLVGGLWGTLAVGIFGDIESLGATNGRGDFLLIQILGAFVVGLFAFSVSYLIFKGLNRIYHLRVDETEERMGLNISEHKATTELIDLFLSMDYQHKTGDLTLDVPVEPFTEVGQIAERYNLVLGKVRSTLKENEDSRIEIANAYEKVRNEQERAEKLLLNVLPKSIAEELKEKQGLIANSYPEVSVLFADIVGFTQISSGMRPEAVVRILNEIFSYFDVLAEKYRLEKIKTIGDAYMAVAGLPAPDQYHSLLAVHMAWDMKSLLSRLRLGKSGTKLAMRIGINTGPVVAGVIGTKKFIYDIWGDAVNLASRMESHGLPNEIQITESTADLIKSDFDLEERGEIDVKGKGKIKTFLVKQRIREPEDSLPYFQFAT; this comes from the coding sequence ATGTCGGTTCAAAAAAATCTATTAGATATTTTATGGGTACTTGTGTGTTCGGGTCTTGTGTTAATGATGCAAGGTGGATTTTTGGTTTTGGAGTCTGGTTTGACTCGAGCAAAAAACTCAATCAATGTTGCGATTAAAAACATTGCTGATTTCGGAGTGGCAACTCTTCTATTTTATTTGTTTGGATTTGGAATCATGTTTGGTTCTTCTATCTATGGTTTAATAGGTTCAAATTTATTTTTACCAAACTTTCCTAAAGACAATGCTTGGCCTCCTACTTTCTTTTTGTTTCAGCTAATGTTTTGTGGAACTGCATCTACCATTGTTTCAGGTGCCGTCGCAGAACGTTTAAAGTTTCCATCATACCTCCTTGCTACAGCTCTTATCTCTGGTATTATTTATCCTATCGTTGGTCACTGGGTATGGGGCGGAACATTCACAGAGACATCCGAAGGTTGGTTAGAAAAACTAGGGTTTCATGATTTTGCAGGATCCACACAAGTTCATAGTGTTGGTGGATGGGTTTCTTTGGCTTTGCTTCTTGTTGTTGGACCAAGACTCGGAAGATTTAAAATTGGCGAACCTTCCAAAACTGTCACAGGAAGTAATCTTCCATTAGCCATGTTAGGTGGAATTATTCTCTGGTTTGGTTGGATGGGATTTAATGGCGGCAGTACATTAGCATTCAATGGATCGGTTCCTATTGTTATATTAAACACTATCATCGCTTCTGGATTTTCAATGTTGGTCGCATTATTTTTAACTTGGCTTGTGAAAGGGTATCCTGAGGCAATTTCCCCACTAAACGGGTCTTTGGCGGGTCTTGTCGCAATCACTGCGAGTGCAGATTGTGTGGAACCTGCGCAGGCAGCGGTGATTGGAATGATCGCAGGTGCACTGACGATTCCTGCTGAGAAATTACTCGAAAGATGGAAAATTGATGATGCTGTAGGTGCCGTTCCCGTCCATCTCGTTGGTGGGCTTTGGGGGACATTGGCAGTAGGAATTTTCGGTGACATTGAGAGCTTAGGTGCAACGAACGGAAGAGGAGACTTTCTTCTCATTCAAATTTTGGGTGCCTTTGTTGTAGGCCTTTTTGCTTTTTCTGTATCTTATTTAATATTTAAAGGTCTCAATCGAATTTACCATCTAAGAGTTGATGAAACAGAAGAACGGATGGGTTTGAACATTTCGGAACACAAAGCAACAACAGAATTGATAGATCTCTTTTTATCTATGGATTACCAACATAAAACTGGAGATTTAACACTTGATGTGCCAGTTGAACCTTTTACAGAAGTAGGCCAAATTGCGGAACGATATAACTTGGTTCTTGGAAAAGTACGTTCCACATTAAAAGAAAATGAAGACTCTCGGATTGAAATTGCAAATGCATACGAAAAGGTACGCAACGAACAAGAAAGAGCCGAAAAACTCTTGTTAAATGTATTGCCAAAATCAATTGCAGAAGAGTTAAAAGAAAAACAAGGTTTGATTGCAAACAGTTATCCAGAGGTTTCCGTTCTATTTGCAGACATTGTTGGATTTACACAAATTTCATCGGGAATGAGACCTGAAGCTGTGGTTCGTATCTTAAATGAAATTTTTTCTTATTTTGATGTTCTTGCAGAGAAATATCGTTTAGAAAAAATAAAAACCATAGGAGATGCGTATATGGCAGTTGCCGGTTTGCCAGCTCCTGACCAATACCATTCATTGTTAGCTGTTCATATGGCATGGGATATGAAATCTCTTTTATCTCGGCTGAGGCTTGGGAAAAGTGGCACCAAACTTGCCATGCGGATTGGGATCAATACTGGACCTGTTGTTGCGGGTGTGATTGGAACAAAAAAATTTATATATGATATTTGGGGAGATGCGGTGAATCTTGCTTCCCGGATGGAGTCACATGGCCTACCAAATGAAATTCAAATCACGGAATCGACAGCGGATTTAATCAAATCCGATTTTGATTTGGAAGAGAGAGGCGAAATCGACGTAAAGGGAAAAGGAAAAATTAAAACCTTCCTCGTTAAACAAAGGATACGTGAGCCGGAAGATAGTTTGCCGTATTTCCAGTTTGCGACATAG
- a CDS encoding DUF167 domain-containing protein, producing MKLTVKVKPNNKKPGLEFISETECIARLKSPPIDGKANEELIEVLSDHFRVPKKNISILSGASSKSKLVSILPKD from the coding sequence ATGAAACTGACTGTAAAGGTAAAACCAAATAACAAAAAACCAGGATTAGAATTTATATCGGAAACAGAATGTATTGCGCGATTGAAATCGCCACCCATAGACGGAAAAGCAAACGAAGAATTAATCGAGGTGCTTTCCGACCACTTCCGCGTTCCCAAAAAAAACATAAGTATTTTGTCAGGAGCTTCATCCAAATCAAAATTGGTTTCCATCCTTCCCAAAGATTGA
- a CDS encoding ABC transporter permease has product MTMQGLTVGLVIAAGISYFSASWAAYFSLLDAQYNFYSKQNLCEGFVYLNRAPSYLESKIRALPGISDFETRISKEIVLDFPEETYPSAAQLISLPEHTNTLYLKKGFLPKQNQDVVVSENFANANKLEPGSILSSIIGGKRVFLQVTGVGLSPEFVYVFRPGNPMPDDKHYGIIWMKREAMETNFNFEGAFNQVIFHFASDGVERQRTMRDLDVLLDEFGGLGAKERKFLPSDSFLSDEFRQLRTTAVFLPGIFLAIAAFLLHIISNRLISKEREQIATLRALGYTAKDIVFHYLKLITFITALSSLLGLIVGYYLGNAMTGLYGRFYKFPQLVPIFPPLLALFSVSFGILIGGLGTIISLRTIIKLDPAQAMRPASPGTYTISFWEVWITNLRTIQRMVFRNLFKRPTRTILTILGLSTSIMIMIIGNFIQDTVGTLLDLQFNTIQRETLTLVFRVPVEDSVLLDLKEKKGVFIAEGQRSIPIKITKNRKSKDTVLTGISEGTDLRRILNHDLRPIDIPVYGIMMNTELANKMDIQKGETIVIETLDGEKRKIPVIVSAFANEILGQGVFINRENLNRMLDEGSLINMALLKTDPIEDKNLIEEFKDNPLVIGLFSKSAILNAFKEMMQRSLQSTSIVILIFTIIISIGVIYNTAMITLSERIYELGSLRILGFSLKEVFEIIAWELTWQIIIAIPIGCFFGNKLANLILNNNETEGFKVPAVIFPSTYYYSILLVLFTAAISFGIVYRKLKTMDLLSVLKVRE; this is encoded by the coding sequence ATGACGATGCAGGGACTCACCGTGGGGCTCGTCATTGCAGCCGGTATCAGTTATTTTTCAGCTTCTTGGGCTGCTTATTTTTCGCTACTAGATGCTCAATACAATTTCTACAGCAAACAGAACTTATGTGAAGGATTTGTTTATTTAAACCGGGCGCCTTCATATTTAGAATCAAAAATTCGAGCTCTTCCGGGAATTTCTGACTTCGAAACTAGAATTTCAAAAGAAATTGTATTGGATTTTCCAGAAGAAACTTATCCTTCGGCTGCTCAATTGATTTCATTGCCAGAACATACAAATACTTTATACTTAAAAAAAGGATTTTTACCAAAACAAAATCAAGATGTAGTAGTTAGCGAAAATTTCGCTAACGCAAACAAACTGGAACCAGGCTCAATTCTCTCTTCTATCATTGGAGGAAAACGAGTATTTCTTCAGGTAACGGGCGTTGGGTTGTCTCCGGAGTTTGTATATGTTTTCAGACCAGGAAACCCTATGCCAGATGATAAACATTATGGTATCATTTGGATGAAACGGGAAGCAATGGAAACGAATTTTAATTTTGAAGGAGCTTTTAACCAAGTCATTTTTCATTTCGCTTCAGACGGTGTAGAAAGACAACGCACTATGCGTGATCTTGATGTTTTGTTGGATGAGTTTGGTGGGTTAGGGGCAAAGGAAAGGAAGTTTCTACCATCTGATTCTTTTTTGAGTGATGAGTTTAGACAACTTAGGACGACAGCAGTTTTTTTGCCGGGAATTTTTTTAGCAATAGCAGCTTTTCTTTTACATATTATATCTAACCGACTTATTTCAAAAGAACGAGAACAAATAGCAACTTTACGAGCACTTGGTTACACTGCCAAAGACATTGTTTTTCATTATCTTAAACTAATCACCTTTATCACTGCACTTAGTAGCTTATTAGGATTGATCGTTGGTTATTATTTAGGAAATGCAATGACAGGTCTATATGGAAGGTTTTATAAATTTCCGCAATTAGTACCGATTTTCCCTCCCCTACTCGCATTATTCAGTGTTAGTTTTGGAATTTTAATAGGTGGTTTAGGAACCATTATCTCCTTACGTACCATCATTAAACTAGATCCAGCACAAGCTATGCGACCTGCTTCCCCTGGAACCTATACAATTTCTTTTTGGGAAGTTTGGATCACAAACCTAAGAACAATCCAAAGAATGGTTTTCAGAAATTTATTCAAAAGACCAACTCGCACGATACTTACAATCTTAGGTTTGTCTACTTCGATCATGATTATGATCATCGGAAATTTTATACAGGATACAGTGGGAACTTTACTTGATTTACAATTCAATACAATCCAAAGAGAAACTCTCACGCTAGTTTTCAGAGTTCCTGTAGAGGATTCTGTATTGTTAGATTTAAAAGAAAAAAAGGGAGTTTTTATTGCGGAAGGTCAACGTTCTATCCCCATTAAAATTACTAAAAATAGGAAATCAAAAGACACGGTTTTAACAGGAATTTCCGAAGGCACTGATTTAAGAAGAATTCTTAACCATGACTTACGCCCCATAGATATTCCAGTTTATGGAATTATGATGAATACAGAACTAGCAAATAAAATGGATATTCAAAAAGGTGAAACCATTGTTATTGAAACATTGGATGGGGAAAAAAGAAAAATTCCCGTTATCGTTTCTGCATTCGCAAATGAAATATTAGGCCAAGGGGTGTTTATCAATCGAGAGAATCTCAATCGGATGTTAGATGAAGGTAGTTTGATCAATATGGCATTATTAAAAACGGATCCTATCGAAGATAAAAATTTAATTGAAGAGTTCAAAGACAATCCACTTGTGATTGGCCTGTTTTCAAAGTCAGCAATCCTTAATGCTTTTAAGGAAATGATGCAAAGGTCTCTCCAATCCACTTCGATTGTCATTTTAATATTTACAATTATCATCTCGATTGGAGTAATCTATAATACAGCCATGATCACACTTTCTGAGCGTATTTACGAATTAGGCAGCTTACGAATTCTGGGATTTAGTTTAAAGGAAGTTTTTGAAATTATAGCTTGGGAGCTCACCTGGCAAATTATAATTGCAATTCCAATCGGATGTTTTTTCGGAAATAAACTCGCAAATTTGATATTAAATAATAACGAAACAGAAGGGTTCAAAGTACCAGCTGTGATTTTTCCATCAACTTACTATTATTCAATTCTTTTGGTATTATTTACTGCAGCAATCAGTTTTGGAATTGTATATAGAAAATTAAAAACAATGGACTTATTAAGCGTACTCAAAGTGAGAGAATGA
- a CDS encoding efflux RND transporter periplasmic adaptor subunit: MTKERLLEILNTKNTKIAIGVFLFLVLSFLILKKDPKPVEVSLVTQGVYKQILSVQGKTKIKELYTAYSPVNGVMRRIELHAGHNVTKGMTLVTVDWDIVKTVKANANGQILKVYRESAGPVAMGEKILDYGDITKIEVSAFILSEDMPDLDLNDKVLLTGFGDQTLEGKVSIIEPSAITKISSLGVEEQRVPISIEFIPPHGIGDGYELECKIILFEKPNAIVIPTSALFREDEKWVVFTIEKKRAKLRFVEVEHQSEGISMIKSGLNVGESVILYPGDTVVNGTKVVPE; this comes from the coding sequence ATGACAAAAGAAAGACTATTAGAAATATTAAATACAAAAAATACGAAGATTGCTATAGGAGTGTTCCTATTTTTAGTTTTATCTTTTTTGATTCTAAAGAAAGATCCAAAACCTGTAGAAGTTTCTCTTGTTACCCAAGGAGTCTATAAACAGATACTATCTGTCCAAGGGAAAACAAAAATAAAAGAACTTTATACTGCCTATTCTCCAGTTAATGGTGTGATGCGTAGAATTGAACTTCATGCTGGCCATAATGTTACCAAAGGAATGACGTTGGTTACTGTTGATTGGGACATCGTTAAAACTGTAAAAGCAAATGCAAATGGTCAAATTCTAAAAGTATACAGAGAAAGTGCAGGCCCAGTAGCTATGGGTGAAAAGATTTTGGATTATGGAGACATTACCAAAATTGAAGTATCTGCTTTTATCCTATCGGAAGATATGCCTGATTTAGACCTCAATGATAAAGTTTTACTGACTGGATTCGGAGATCAAACTTTAGAAGGGAAAGTTTCCATCATAGAACCTTCTGCAATAACAAAAATATCCTCTTTAGGAGTTGAAGAACAGAGAGTGCCTATTTCGATTGAATTCATTCCACCACATGGCATTGGTGATGGTTATGAATTGGAATGTAAAATCATTTTATTTGAAAAGCCAAACGCAATTGTTATACCTACTTCTGCATTATTTCGCGAAGATGAAAAATGGGTAGTGTTTACTATCGAAAAGAAGAGAGCCAAACTCCGATTTGTTGAAGTTGAACATCAAAGCGAAGGAATCAGCATGATTAAAAGTGGCCTAAATGTAGGAGAATCTGTAATACTTTACCCAGGTGATACAGTAGTGAACGGAACTAAAGTTGTACCCGAATAG
- a CDS encoding sensor histidine kinase, translating into MSGGLWFAASGYFQRLRFVKDWSIATLLQALGWVVMGALRGVIPEWISISAGNSLILLSLVYSNNIILSMFDRKPMWKSGIFSVILVFVLLALHQFSDISPKYRISLISFAAAIQLIVSSKTILSANRKGRISSHFAAFFYLACGIFLILRFLYYTFADVSVSQIAFGKGPIQDITYLFFYVTSVMMTFGFLMMCIDIFIKRQEESEQKYRLLAENTSDVIWVLNYDDQQYIYVSPSVINITGFTSEEVLNHSLQDTLTPTSFKKVMEVLPIRVKEFKETGERIPFSDEVEQYCKDGSTIWIEANTVFQWNPNGSINILGVSRDIDNRKKTELEKNKIFSELQLLNYTKDKFFSIIAHDLKGPIGGMSTFAGMILEDLDTRPLKRTKNDLSILFQSSGEIYNLLENLLTWARSQTGEIAFFPENISLYRTIESSIASISFSIQNKSIVIKNFVDPNTAAYADEKMIETIFRNLISNAVKYSHPGGEIQLSSISIENDIQVCITDYGIGINEEIRKKLFHIDAKQTSMPGTLGERGTALGLILCKEFTEKHGGSIRVESELGKGSRFYITLPKESSVPIRVQL; encoded by the coding sequence ATGTCTGGTGGACTTTGGTTTGCTGCGAGTGGTTATTTCCAAAGGCTTCGTTTTGTCAAAGACTGGTCCATTGCAACTTTATTGCAGGCTTTGGGGTGGGTGGTAATGGGTGCTCTACGAGGTGTTATCCCTGAATGGATTTCTATAAGTGCTGGAAATTCTCTCATTCTTTTATCACTCGTATATTCTAACAACATAATACTATCTATGTTTGATAGAAAGCCGATGTGGAAGTCAGGAATCTTTTCCGTTATTCTTGTATTTGTATTATTAGCATTACATCAATTTTCTGATATTTCGCCGAAGTATCGAATTTCATTAATTTCCTTTGCGGCTGCAATCCAACTTATTGTATCTTCCAAAACAATTTTATCTGCAAATAGAAAGGGGCGTATTTCAAGTCACTTTGCAGCTTTTTTCTATCTAGCGTGCGGAATTTTTTTGATTCTTCGTTTTTTATATTACACTTTTGCTGATGTTTCTGTTTCGCAAATAGCTTTTGGCAAAGGACCTATTCAAGATATTACATATTTGTTTTTTTATGTAACTTCGGTGATGATGACTTTTGGTTTTTTGATGATGTGCATTGATATATTTATCAAGAGGCAAGAAGAAAGTGAACAGAAGTATCGTTTACTCGCAGAGAATACTTCTGATGTCATTTGGGTTTTGAATTATGATGATCAACAGTATATTTATGTAAGCCCTTCAGTAATTAATATTACTGGTTTTACCTCGGAAGAAGTGCTCAACCATTCATTACAAGATACTCTCACTCCTACCTCCTTTAAAAAAGTAATGGAGGTTTTGCCAATTCGTGTGAAAGAATTCAAGGAAACAGGTGAACGGATCCCATTTAGTGATGAAGTGGAACAGTATTGTAAAGATGGATCTACAATTTGGATCGAAGCAAATACTGTGTTTCAATGGAATCCAAATGGTTCGATCAATATTTTAGGTGTCTCCAGAGATATTGATAATAGGAAAAAGACAGAATTAGAAAAGAATAAAATATTCTCTGAGCTGCAGTTGTTAAATTACACCAAAGATAAATTTTTTTCGATCATTGCACATGATTTAAAAGGACCGATTGGTGGTATGAGTACCTTTGCAGGAATGATATTAGAAGATTTAGATACGAGACCATTAAAACGTACAAAAAATGATTTAAGTATTCTTTTTCAATCTTCCGGTGAAATTTATAACTTATTAGAAAACTTACTTACTTGGGCAAGGTCACAAACTGGCGAAATCGCATTTTTTCCGGAAAATATATCATTATATCGGACAATTGAATCCTCTATTGCTTCGATTTCTTTTTCTATCCAAAACAAATCTATAGTGATTAAGAATTTTGTAGATCCAAATACAGCTGCCTATGCAGACGAAAAAATGATCGAAACAATTTTCAGAAATCTAATTTCCAATGCAGTAAAGTATTCTCATCCTGGTGGCGAAATCCAGCTTTCATCTATATCTATAGAAAATGATATTCAAGTTTGTATAACAGATTATGGAATTGGTATCAACGAAGAAATTCGTAAGAAACTATTTCATATTGATGCGAAACAAACGAGTATGCCTGGCACACTTGGTGAAAGAGGTACTGCTCTTGGATTGATTTTGTGTAAGGAATTTACAGAAAAACATGGAGGTAGTATCCGTGTTGAAAGCGAACTAGGTAAGGGTTCTCGCTTTTATATCACCTTACCAAAAGAGTCGAGTGTTCCTATTCGGGTACAACTTTAG